Proteins co-encoded in one Haloarcula sp. DT43 genomic window:
- a CDS encoding 50S ribosomal protein L11 has protein sequence MAGTIEVLVPGGEANPGPPLGPELGPTPVDVQAVVQEINDQTAAFDGTEVPVTVEYDDDGSFDIEVGVPPTAELIKDEAGFETGSGEPQENFVADLSVDQVKQIAEQKHPDLLSYDLKNAAKEVVGTCTSLGVTIEGENPREFKERIDAGEYDDVFAAEAQA, from the coding sequence ATGGCTGGAACTATCGAAGTCCTCGTTCCCGGTGGGGAGGCCAACCCCGGCCCGCCGCTCGGTCCGGAACTCGGCCCGACACCGGTGGACGTGCAGGCAGTCGTACAGGAGATAAACGACCAGACGGCGGCGTTCGACGGCACCGAAGTCCCCGTCACCGTCGAGTACGACGACGACGGCTCGTTCGACATCGAGGTCGGCGTCCCGCCGACGGCCGAACTCATCAAGGACGAGGCCGGCTTCGAGACCGGCAGCGGCGAGCCCCAGGAGAACTTCGTCGCTGACCTCTCGGTCGACCAGGTCAAGCAGATCGCCGAGCAGAAACACCCCGACCTGCTCTCCTACGACCTCAAGAACGCCGCGAAAGAGGTCGTCGGGACGTGTACCTCTCTCGGCGTCACCATCGAAGGCGAGAACCCACGCGAGTTCAAGGAGCGAATCGACGCGGGCGAGTACGACGACGTGTTCGCGGCCGAAGCGCAAGCGTAG
- a CDS encoding 50S ribosomal protein L1, with amino-acid sequence MADQEIENAVSRALEDAPQRNFRETVDLAVNLRDLDLNDPSNRVDESVVLPAGTGQETTIVVFAEGETALRAEEVADDVLDEDELEELGGDDDAAKDLADDTDFFIAETDMMQDIGRYLGTVLGPRGKMPEPLDPDDDVVEVIERMKNTVQLRSGERRTFHTRVGAEDMSAEDIADNIDVILRRLHADLEKGPLNIDTVYVKTTMGPAMEVA; translated from the coding sequence ATGGCAGATCAGGAAATAGAGAACGCAGTCTCGCGCGCACTCGAGGACGCACCCCAGCGGAACTTCCGCGAAACGGTCGACCTCGCAGTGAACCTGCGCGACTTAGATCTTAACGACCCGTCGAACCGCGTCGACGAGTCCGTCGTGCTTCCTGCTGGCACCGGTCAGGAGACCACTATCGTGGTCTTCGCCGAGGGCGAAACCGCCCTCCGTGCCGAGGAAGTCGCAGACGACGTACTCGACGAGGACGAACTCGAGGAACTGGGTGGCGACGACGACGCCGCCAAGGACCTCGCCGATGACACTGACTTCTTCATCGCCGAGACAGACATGATGCAGGACATCGGCCGTTACCTCGGGACCGTCCTCGGTCCGCGCGGGAAGATGCCGGAACCGCTCGACCCCGACGACGACGTCGTCGAGGTCATCGAACGCATGAAAAACACCGTGCAGCTCCGCAGCGGGGAACGGCGAACGTTCCACACGCGGGTCGGCGCGGAGGACATGTCCGCCGAGGACATCGCGGACAACATCGACGTCATCCTCCGCCGCCTGCACGCGGACCTCGAGAAGGGCCCGCTCAACATCGACACCGTCTACGTGAAGACGACGATGGGGCCTGCGATGGAGGTTGCCTGA
- a CDS encoding DUF7282 domain-containing protein, which yields MTGNSNKVRSLFLTALMVFSVFAGTIAFSGGAAAAANVSVQQASEYNDGTVELALNSSTGSPVAAGDIDVYVDGNQNPSNYVSSLSVDGTDDGTTGRLEFSLDQDVQPNRNLTIKVSGLSGGDGTVIAEDIDVTSQTITTTGSNDTDFNAFRGEIIAVEDEDADDTDNFPSIEVGADSIVLSDTYTDNSEVYTIDTSNLDTGESYDIEVDGTEEGVFTVSDLALEVNIDDDVGDGANIDEDDTLAVNVSTNRGGEPANATLFDEDDDKVATQIKNLQGNRNVVFDFGNQSADGSPYYVRVTDNQTGVTAESGQINVSESDEGEASFETSTVQDEVGDVVNITVQVDNTEDAVINVGDENDDNYYIQGQIEDDDGDGEVVVQFNSYTAGDHSNSTVLSVPGDDDIDNIEEGGDYTRGGLSGDTLEAGSYSMNVTAGTSPDVTSPDSVGTLRLNENSVEGIQTWAAPSDADIDDEDVDIYDRIGVNLTQSDNIAAEDVVVHQIEASGIEGAIEYEEEDGGAGSTTAAFAQAVDTDGSTADGTGTAGLTLYVNRTDVGANADADPIDFGIGDPLTVVEDADNNTYFVAVDTSDVEFAQSGDTIVDEEDTRINATFAVREGPLTDDQNSASALYRTSERDATLNLDDDGFVTVSAAAGQEVTGDTNVAPGSELEVEMESESEANPFVLRPEATVDNNGTYTATADFSDYSAGTNFTVQTLDVDGDEDFSDEEDGRIVEGATATVSISNQESDGSEVVVDSAQLSDGGFIVIHDSSLLEGEVAGSVVGNSEYLEAGSHEDITITLDEPMDENFTAIAMPHLDTNGNEAYDFPDADGPYTQNGSAVTDSANVTVVAEEPPETETEPPETETEPPETETEPPETETEPMDTETEAPETTEASGPGFTAAIALIALVAAALLAVRRDN from the coding sequence ATGACAGGAAATTCGAATAAGGTTCGCAGCCTGTTCCTCACGGCGCTGATGGTCTTCTCGGTATTCGCCGGGACCATCGCGTTCTCCGGTGGCGCAGCCGCCGCCGCGAACGTCAGCGTCCAACAGGCCTCAGAGTATAACGACGGCACAGTCGAACTAGCACTCAACAGTTCAACCGGTAGCCCAGTCGCTGCCGGTGACATCGACGTCTACGTCGATGGCAACCAGAACCCGAGCAACTACGTCTCGAGTCTCTCCGTTGACGGAACCGACGACGGGACGACGGGACGTCTCGAGTTCAGTCTGGACCAGGACGTCCAGCCCAACCGCAACCTGACCATCAAGGTCTCAGGTCTCAGCGGTGGCGACGGTACAGTCATCGCCGAGGACATTGACGTCACGTCCCAGACGATCACAACTACCGGGTCGAACGACACGGACTTCAACGCGTTCCGCGGCGAAATTATCGCGGTTGAAGACGAAGACGCGGACGATACTGACAACTTCCCATCCATCGAGGTCGGAGCGGACAGTATCGTTCTGTCCGACACGTACACGGACAACAGCGAAGTGTACACCATCGACACGAGCAACCTCGACACCGGTGAAAGCTACGACATCGAGGTCGACGGTACTGAAGAAGGAGTCTTCACCGTCAGCGACCTCGCGCTCGAAGTGAACATCGACGACGATGTCGGCGACGGCGCCAACATCGACGAGGATGACACCCTCGCCGTCAACGTCTCCACGAACCGTGGTGGCGAGCCGGCCAACGCGACGCTGTTCGACGAGGACGACGACAAGGTCGCCACGCAGATCAAGAACCTGCAGGGTAACCGCAACGTCGTGTTCGACTTCGGCAACCAGAGCGCCGACGGCAGCCCGTACTACGTCCGCGTGACAGACAACCAGACCGGCGTCACCGCCGAGTCTGGCCAGATCAACGTCTCCGAGTCCGACGAGGGTGAGGCCAGCTTCGAAACCTCGACCGTTCAGGACGAAGTCGGTGACGTGGTCAACATCACGGTCCAGGTCGACAACACCGAAGACGCCGTCATCAACGTCGGTGACGAGAACGACGACAACTACTACATCCAGGGCCAGATCGAAGACGACGACGGCGACGGCGAAGTCGTCGTCCAGTTCAACAGCTACACCGCTGGCGACCACAGCAACAGTACGGTCCTCAGCGTCCCTGGTGACGACGACATCGACAACATTGAGGAAGGTGGCGATTACACCCGAGGCGGTCTGAGCGGAGACACGCTCGAGGCCGGTTCGTACTCGATGAACGTGACTGCGGGGACCTCCCCGGACGTCACCAGCCCCGACTCCGTCGGGACGCTCCGACTCAACGAGAACTCCGTTGAGGGTATCCAGACGTGGGCCGCACCGAGCGACGCCGATATCGACGACGAGGATGTCGATATCTACGACCGCATCGGTGTGAACCTCACGCAGTCCGATAATATCGCAGCCGAAGACGTCGTCGTCCACCAGATCGAGGCATCCGGTATCGAAGGTGCCATCGAATACGAAGAGGAAGACGGCGGTGCCGGAAGTACGACGGCAGCGTTCGCACAGGCAGTTGACACCGACGGCAGTACCGCTGACGGAACCGGTACTGCGGGCCTGACGCTCTACGTCAACCGGACCGACGTCGGTGCCAACGCCGACGCCGACCCGATTGACTTCGGTATCGGTGACCCGCTGACCGTCGTTGAGGACGCGGACAACAACACCTACTTCGTCGCGGTCGACACCAGTGACGTCGAGTTCGCTCAGTCCGGTGACACGATTGTCGACGAAGAGGATACGCGGATCAACGCGACCTTCGCCGTCAGAGAAGGTCCGCTGACCGACGACCAGAACAGTGCCAGCGCGCTCTACAGAACGTCCGAGCGTGACGCGACGCTGAACCTCGATGACGACGGATTCGTCACGGTCTCTGCTGCTGCTGGGCAGGAAGTGACTGGCGATACGAACGTCGCCCCCGGCTCCGAACTCGAAGTCGAGATGGAGTCCGAGAGCGAGGCGAACCCGTTCGTCCTCCGACCGGAAGCGACTGTCGACAACAACGGCACGTACACCGCCACGGCCGACTTCAGCGACTACTCCGCTGGAACGAACTTCACCGTCCAGACGCTCGACGTCGACGGTGACGAGGACTTCAGCGACGAGGAAGACGGTCGCATCGTCGAAGGTGCGACGGCCACTGTGAGTATCAGTAACCAGGAATCCGACGGTAGCGAAGTCGTCGTCGACAGCGCGCAGCTGTCCGACGGTGGCTTCATCGTTATCCACGACAGCTCGCTCCTCGAAGGCGAGGTCGCGGGTAGCGTCGTCGGGAACTCCGAGTACCTCGAGGCAGGCAGCCACGAGGACATCACGATCACGCTCGACGAGCCGATGGACGAGAACTTCACGGCCATTGCGATGCCGCACCTCGACACCAACGGCAACGAAGCGTACGACTTCCCGGACGCCGACGGTCCGTACACCCAGAACGGCTCCGCCGTGACGGACAGTGCGAACGTGACCGTCGTCGCTGAGGAACCGCCGGAAACCGAAACGGAACCGCCGGAAACCGAAACGGAACCGCCGGAAACCGAAACGGAACCGCCGGAAACCGAAACGGAACCGATGGACACCGAGACTGAAGCGCCCGAGACCACGGAAGCGTCCGGTCCCGGCTTCACGGCAGCCATCGCGCTCATCGCGCTGGTCGCCGCTGCGCTGCTCGCTGTCCGCCGCGACAACTAA
- a CDS encoding 50S ribosomal protein L10, with translation MSAESERKTETIPEWKQEEVDAIVAMIESYESVGVVNIAGIPSRQLQDMRRDLHGTAELRVSRNTLLKRALEEVDDGLEDLNGYITGQVGLIGTNDNPFSLFQELEASKTPAPIGAGEVAPNDIVIPEGDTGVDPGPFVGELQSVGADARIQEGSIQVLSDSTVLSTGEEVSQELANVLNELGIEPKEVGLDLRAVFADGVLFEPEELELDIDEYRSDIQAAAGRAFNLSVNADYPTATTAPTMLQSARGNAKSLALQAAIENPEVVPDLVSKADAQVRALASQIDDEEALPEELQGVEADVATEEPTDDQDEDTASEDDADDAAEEAADEDDDDDDEDAGDALGAMF, from the coding sequence ATGAGCGCCGAATCCGAACGCAAGACCGAAACCATCCCCGAGTGGAAGCAGGAAGAGGTCGACGCCATCGTGGCGATGATAGAGTCCTACGAGAGCGTCGGCGTCGTCAACATCGCCGGCATTCCCTCTCGACAGCTCCAGGACATGCGGCGTGACCTGCACGGGACCGCCGAGCTTCGCGTCTCCCGGAACACGCTCCTGAAGCGTGCGCTCGAGGAAGTCGACGACGGGCTCGAAGACCTCAACGGTTACATCACCGGGCAGGTCGGGCTCATCGGCACGAACGACAACCCGTTCTCGCTGTTCCAGGAACTCGAGGCCTCCAAGACGCCCGCACCCATCGGTGCCGGCGAGGTGGCCCCGAACGACATCGTGATTCCCGAGGGCGACACGGGCGTCGACCCCGGTCCGTTCGTCGGCGAACTCCAGAGCGTGGGTGCCGACGCACGCATCCAGGAAGGCTCCATTCAGGTCCTGTCCGACTCGACGGTGCTTTCCACCGGCGAGGAAGTCTCGCAGGAACTCGCGAACGTCCTGAACGAGCTCGGCATCGAACCGAAAGAGGTCGGTCTCGACCTCCGTGCCGTCTTCGCCGACGGTGTGCTGTTCGAGCCCGAGGAACTGGAACTCGACATCGACGAGTACCGGAGCGACATCCAGGCGGCCGCCGGCCGGGCGTTCAACCTCTCGGTCAACGCCGACTACCCGACCGCGACGACGGCCCCGACGATGCTCCAGTCCGCTCGTGGCAACGCCAAGAGCCTCGCGCTCCAGGCGGCCATCGAGAACCCCGAGGTCGTGCCCGACCTCGTGAGCAAGGCCGACGCTCAGGTCCGTGCGCTCGCCTCGCAGATAGACGACGAGGAGGCGCTCCCGGAGGAGCTCCAGGGCGTCGAGGCCGACGTGGCGACAGAGGAACCGACTGACGACCAAGACGAAGACACCGCATCCGAGGACGACGCCGACGACGCGGCCGAGGAGGCCGCCGACGAAGACGACGACGATGACGACGAGGACGCCGGCGACGCGCTCGGAGCGATGTTCTAA
- a CDS encoding DUF7282 domain-containing protein: protein MTGNSNKVRSLFLTALMVFSVFAGTIAFSGGAAAAANVSVQQAAEYNDGTVELALNGSTGTSVGSGDIDVYVDGNQNPNNYVSGLTVNADGQNGRIAFDLDKDVQPNRNLTIKVSGLNGGDGTVVAQDIDVTSQTVTSNGNNDTDINVFRGEVIAVEDTDADDTDNFPSIEVGADSLVLSDSYTDNSEVYTIDTSDLDTGEDYDIEVDGTDEGVFTVSDLSLQVNIDDDVGDGANIDDTDTLAVNVSTNRGGEPANATLFDEDDDKVATQIKNLQGNNNVVFNFGNQSADDSPYYVRVTDNQTGVTAESDQINVSESDDGEASFETSTVQDEIGDVTNITVQLDNTEDAVINVGDENEDNYYIQGEISDEDGDGEVTVQFNSYTAGDHSNSTVLSVPGDDDIDNIEEGGDYTRGGLNAEALEAGSYSMNVTAGTSPDVTSPDSVGTLRLNENSVESIQTWAAPSDADITDDDVDVYDRIGVNLTQSDEVAAEDVVVHQIVASGVEGAVAFQEEDNGASGTTEAFLQAVDADSSTANGVGTAGLTLYVNRTDVGANADADALQLNSSNVDVVEDSDNNTYFVAVDTGAITFTQSGQDLVDEEDTSINATFAIKDSSPISDDGTSASALYTTSERDATLNLDDSGVVTVSAAAGQEVTGTTNVAPGSTLEVEMESENEANPFVIRPETDVAADGTYTATADFSDYSAGTNFTVQTLDVDGSSEFSDEEDGRIVEADTATVSISDQESDGSEVVVDSAQLSDGGFIAIHAGSASGDVVGNSEYLEAGSHEDITITLDEPMDEDFTAVAMPHLDTNGNEAYDFPDADGPYTINGTAVTDSANVTVVAEEPTETATEPPETETEPPETETEPPETETEPMDTETEAPETTEASGPGFTAAIALIALVAAALLAVRRDN from the coding sequence ATGACAGGAAATTCGAACAAGGTTCGCAGCCTGTTCCTCACGGCGCTGATGGTCTTCTCGGTATTCGCCGGGACCATCGCGTTCTCCGGTGGCGCAGCCGCCGCCGCGAACGTCAGCGTCCAACAGGCCGCGGAGTATAACGACGGTACAGTCGAATTAGCACTGAACGGTTCAACTGGGACTTCAGTCGGTTCCGGTGACATCGACGTCTACGTCGATGGCAACCAGAACCCGAACAACTACGTCTCTGGACTCACGGTCAATGCTGATGGTCAAAACGGCCGTATTGCATTTGACCTAGACAAAGATGTTCAGCCCAACCGCAACCTGACCATCAAGGTCTCAGGTCTCAACGGTGGCGACGGCACGGTCGTCGCTCAGGATATCGATGTCACGTCCCAGACGGTCACGTCGAACGGCAATAACGATACAGACATCAACGTCTTCCGCGGTGAAGTGATCGCCGTCGAAGACACGGACGCGGACGATACTGACAACTTCCCGTCCATCGAGGTCGGAGCGGATAGCCTCGTCCTGTCCGACTCGTACACGGACAACAGCGAAGTGTACACCATCGACACGAGCGACCTCGACACCGGTGAGGACTACGACATCGAGGTCGACGGTACCGATGAAGGGGTCTTCACCGTCAGCGACCTCAGCCTGCAAGTGAACATCGACGACGATGTCGGCGACGGCGCCAACATCGACGACACGGACACGCTGGCAGTCAACGTCTCCACGAACCGTGGTGGCGAGCCGGCCAACGCAACGCTGTTCGATGAAGACGACGACAAGGTTGCCACGCAGATCAAGAACCTGCAGGGTAACAACAACGTCGTGTTCAACTTCGGCAACCAGAGCGCCGACGACAGCCCGTACTACGTCCGCGTGACGGACAACCAGACCGGCGTCACCGCCGAATCTGACCAGATCAACGTCTCCGAGTCCGACGACGGCGAAGCGAGCTTCGAAACCTCGACCGTCCAGGACGAAATCGGCGACGTCACCAACATCACGGTTCAGCTCGACAACACCGAGGACGCCGTCATCAACGTCGGTGACGAGAACGAGGACAACTACTACATCCAGGGTGAGATTTCGGACGAAGACGGTGACGGCGAAGTTACCGTCCAGTTCAACAGCTACACCGCTGGCGACCACAGTAACAGTACGGTCCTCAGCGTCCCCGGTGACGACGATATCGACAACATCGAGGAAGGTGGCGATTACACCCGAGGCGGTCTCAACGCAGAAGCGCTCGAGGCCGGTTCGTACTCGATGAACGTGACTGCGGGGACCTCCCCGGACGTCACCAGCCCCGACTCCGTCGGGACGCTCCGACTCAACGAGAACTCCGTCGAGAGCATCCAGACGTGGGCCGCACCGAGCGACGCCGACATCACGGATGACGATGTCGACGTCTACGACCGCATCGGCGTGAACCTCACGCAGTCTGACGAGGTCGCGGCCGAGGACGTCGTCGTCCACCAGATCGTGGCGTCCGGTGTCGAAGGTGCCGTCGCATTCCAAGAGGAAGACAACGGCGCCAGTGGAACCACGGAAGCGTTCCTGCAGGCCGTCGACGCTGACAGCAGCACTGCTAACGGCGTCGGAACTGCGGGCCTGACGCTCTACGTCAACCGGACCGACGTCGGCGCGAACGCCGACGCTGACGCACTGCAGCTCAACAGCTCCAACGTGGACGTTGTCGAAGACTCGGACAACAACACCTACTTCGTCGCCGTTGACACGGGTGCCATCACGTTCACCCAGTCCGGTCAGGACCTCGTCGACGAAGAGGACACGAGCATCAACGCAACGTTCGCTATCAAGGATTCCAGTCCGATTTCCGACGATGGTACGAGCGCCAGCGCGCTCTACACCACGTCCGAGCGTGACGCGACGCTGAACCTCGACGACAGCGGCGTTGTCACGGTCTCGGCCGCTGCTGGTCAGGAAGTGACCGGCACGACGAACGTCGCCCCCGGCTCCACGCTCGAAGTCGAGATGGAGTCCGAGAACGAGGCGAACCCGTTCGTCATCCGCCCCGAAACTGATGTCGCTGCTGACGGCACGTACACCGCCACAGCCGACTTCAGCGACTACTCCGCTGGAACGAACTTCACCGTCCAGACGCTCGACGTCGACGGTAGTTCCGAGTTCAGCGACGAGGAAGACGGCCGCATCGTCGAAGCCGACACGGCCACCGTGAGCATCAGTGACCAGGAATCCGACGGTAGCGAAGTCGTCGTCGACAGCGCGCAGCTGTCCGACGGTGGCTTCATCGCCATCCACGCCGGTAGCGCGTCCGGCGACGTCGTCGGGAACTCCGAGTACCTCGAGGCAGGCAGCCACGAGGACATCACGATCACGCTCGACGAGCCGATGGACGAGGACTTCACCGCGGTCGCGATGCCGCACCTCGACACCAACGGCAACGAAGCGTACGACTTCCCGGACGCCGACGGTCCGTACACGATCAACGGCACGGCTGTCACGGACAGTGCGAACGTGACCGTCGTCGCTGAGGAACCGACGGAGACCGCTACGGAACCGCCGGAAACCGAAACGGAACCGCCGGAAACCGAAACGGAACCGCCGGAAACCGAAACGGAACCGATGGACACCGAGACTGAAGCGCCCGAGACCACGGAAGCGTCCGGTCCCGGATTCACGGCAGCCATCGCGCTCATCGCGCTGGTCGCCGCTGCGCTGCTCGCTGTCCGCCGCGACAACTAA
- a CDS encoding OBG GTPase family GTP-binding protein — MGLEEEIQELEDEIASTPYNKSTEAHIGRLKSKLAEKKEKLEQQASSGGGGGYGVEKHGDATVALVGFPSVGKSTLLNALTNAESETGAYEFTTLDVYPGMLKHKGANIQILDVPGLIEGAAGGRGGGKEVLSVVRTADLIVFLVSVFEIDQYDRLREELYKNKIRLDQDPPWVTVRKKGKDGISVNTASGVELDDETVKAVLREHGYVNADVTIGEDIDIDQLVDGVMDNRVYLPSLVAVNKADLIEPDYLPKVEDELWERDIDPDEAIFISAEEEKGLDSLTERIWEELGLIRIYMDKPGRGVDREEPLILREGDTVDDACEKLGGSFDERFRFARVTGPSAKHDEQQVGRDHELADEDILRIVANR; from the coding sequence ATGGGGCTCGAAGAGGAGATTCAGGAACTCGAAGACGAGATCGCCAGCACTCCCTACAACAAGTCTACAGAGGCCCATATCGGTCGATTGAAGTCCAAGCTCGCCGAGAAGAAGGAGAAGCTCGAACAGCAGGCGTCCTCCGGCGGCGGCGGCGGCTACGGCGTCGAGAAACACGGCGACGCGACCGTCGCGCTCGTCGGGTTCCCCAGCGTCGGCAAGTCGACGCTGCTGAACGCACTGACGAACGCCGAATCCGAGACTGGTGCCTACGAGTTCACGACGCTTGACGTGTATCCCGGGATGCTCAAGCACAAGGGGGCGAACATCCAGATACTCGACGTCCCAGGGCTCATCGAGGGGGCGGCCGGCGGCCGCGGCGGCGGCAAGGAAGTCCTCTCGGTCGTCCGGACCGCCGACCTCATCGTCTTCCTCGTCTCCGTCTTCGAGATAGACCAGTACGACCGACTCCGCGAGGAGCTGTACAAGAACAAGATACGACTCGACCAGGACCCGCCGTGGGTCACCGTCCGCAAGAAGGGCAAGGACGGGATTTCGGTCAACACGGCCTCCGGCGTCGAACTCGACGACGAGACGGTCAAGGCCGTCCTGCGCGAACACGGGTACGTCAACGCCGACGTGACCATCGGGGAGGACATCGACATCGACCAGCTCGTCGACGGCGTGATGGACAACCGCGTCTACCTGCCCTCGCTCGTCGCGGTCAACAAAGCCGACCTCATCGAGCCCGATTACCTCCCCAAAGTCGAGGACGAACTCTGGGAGCGGGACATCGACCCTGATGAGGCGATTTTCATCAGTGCCGAGGAGGAAAAGGGGCTGGACAGTCTTACCGAGCGTATCTGGGAGGAACTCGGCCTCATCCGTATCTACATGGACAAGCCCGGCCGCGGCGTCGACCGCGAGGAACCGCTCATTCTCCGCGAGGGCGATACCGTCGACGACGCCTGCGAGAAACTCGGCGGGAGCTTCGACGAGCGGTTCCGATTCGCCCGCGTCACCGGCCCGAGCGCCAAGCACGACGAGCAGCAGGTCGGGCGCGACCACGAACTGGCCGACGAGGACATCCTGCGCATTGTCGCCAACCGCTAG
- a CDS encoding VOC family protein encodes MWSLDHTMMRVEDLDASLDWYTTHLDYEEKGRWEADTFTNVFLGPEDVHDEGALLELTYNHDGRSYTMGDAWGHIAVRCDDVYDAYEELMDAGVDDYRDPDSCGGSYAFVTDPDGHEIEIVERDHGAKWSLDHTMIRVEDAEQALGWYVRKLDYELFRREEFDDFALYFLKPADAPDEAMSVELTYNYDGRSYELGDAWGHVAVRTDDLHDAWETLMGRHAEDYRDPESCDDRYAFTKDPDGREVEIVTN; translated from the coding sequence ATGTGGTCACTCGATCATACGATGATGCGCGTCGAAGACCTCGACGCGTCGCTCGACTGGTACACGACACATCTCGACTACGAAGAGAAGGGTCGCTGGGAGGCCGACACCTTCACGAACGTCTTCCTCGGACCGGAGGACGTCCACGACGAGGGGGCGCTGCTCGAACTCACGTACAACCACGACGGGCGCTCGTACACGATGGGCGACGCCTGGGGCCACATCGCCGTCCGCTGTGACGACGTGTACGACGCCTACGAGGAACTGATGGACGCCGGCGTCGATGACTACCGCGACCCCGACTCCTGTGGCGGCTCCTACGCCTTCGTCACGGACCCCGACGGCCACGAAATCGAGATCGTCGAGCGCGACCACGGTGCGAAGTGGTCGCTCGACCACACAATGATTCGTGTCGAGGACGCCGAACAGGCGCTCGGCTGGTACGTCCGGAAACTCGACTACGAGCTGTTCCGTCGCGAGGAGTTCGACGACTTCGCGCTGTACTTCCTCAAACCGGCGGACGCCCCCGACGAGGCGATGTCCGTCGAACTCACGTACAACTACGACGGCCGGTCCTACGAACTCGGCGACGCCTGGGGCCATGTCGCGGTTCGAACTGACGACCTCCACGACGCGTGGGAGACGCTGATGGGCCGTCACGCCGAAGACTACCGCGACCCGGAGAGCTGTGACGACCGCTACGCGTTCACCAAAGACCCCGACGGCCGCGAGGTCGAAATCGTAACGAACTGA
- a CDS encoding TIGR04206 family protein: MAHGPRRRLVAVVVAGIVPWTAVLVGAELTLVFSFGLFNTNPPELLSVYSYFVRFTGSLPQFIESWGTGVLLYAFALTSAALGVAWREDVRLTALALAGAGLTQIPVFLGFNRRLNYVAVPVGTVVLLAVVWWYYLPAVRAGSGTQ; the protein is encoded by the coding sequence ATGGCCCACGGCCCTCGACGCCGCCTCGTCGCCGTCGTCGTCGCCGGAATCGTCCCGTGGACGGCGGTGCTCGTCGGGGCGGAGCTGACGCTCGTGTTCTCGTTTGGTCTGTTCAACACGAACCCGCCGGAACTGCTCTCGGTCTACAGCTACTTCGTCCGCTTTACCGGCAGCCTCCCGCAGTTCATCGAGTCGTGGGGCACGGGCGTCCTGCTGTACGCGTTTGCCCTGACCAGCGCCGCCCTCGGCGTCGCCTGGCGCGAGGACGTCCGGCTCACGGCACTCGCCCTGGCGGGCGCAGGTCTGACGCAGATTCCGGTCTTCCTGGGGTTCAACAGGCGACTCAACTACGTCGCCGTCCCGGTCGGCACCGTCGTCCTGCTCGCCGTGGTGTGGTGGTACTACCTGCCGGCGGTTCGGGCCGGCTCGGGAACGCAGTGA
- a CDS encoding VNG_1110C family protein, translating into MGAASRFRDSTQILLPVGALDGIREELEQRFTVSVHHEGEQVRIIGSPVEIKDASDFLAMNGVTLA; encoded by the coding sequence ATGGGAGCGGCGAGTCGGTTCCGCGACAGCACGCAGATACTGCTGCCAGTCGGTGCGCTCGACGGCATCCGCGAGGAGTTGGAGCAGCGGTTCACAGTGAGTGTCCACCACGAAGGTGAACAGGTGCGGATAATCGGCTCTCCGGTCGAAATCAAGGACGCGAGCGATTTTCTCGCGATGAACGGCGTGACGCTCGCCTGA